GATCCCGCAACAAGTACGAAATCGATCACGACACCGGCGACGTCTGGCTGGACCGCCACCTGTTTCAGGCCACCGTCTACCCGATGGAGTACGGCTTCTTTCCCGAGACGCTGGCCGACGATGACGATCCGCTCGATGCGCTGGTGCTGCTCGGCGAGCCGACCTACCCGGGCGTTCACCTGCGGGTGCGGGTGGTGGGCATGCTGATGATGCACGACGAGAAGGGCAGGGACGAGAAGATCCTGTGCGTACTGCACGGCGACCATCGCCAGGA
Above is a genomic segment from Candidatus Microthrix parvicella Bio17-1 containing:
- a CDS encoding inorganic diphosphatase, with product MAEDWFEVVVEIPRGSRNKYEIDHDTGDVWLDRHLFQATVYPMEYGFFPETLADDDDPLDALVLLGEPTYPGVHLRVRVVGMLMMHDEKGRDEKILCVLHGDHRQEQYRDIDDLPEHLLAEISHFFEVYKDLEPGKYVKVGGWHTREEALKVVAAAKANYPT